From the Theobroma cacao cultivar B97-61/B2 chromosome 2, Criollo_cocoa_genome_V2, whole genome shotgun sequence genome, one window contains:
- the LOC18607162 gene encoding uncharacterized protein LOC18607162 isoform X3, producing MEILGLKAKKKPSNRRHDSESDVERQLLEAMMEIVGLKAKKKTSNRRHESKSDLKRQLLEARMEILGLKVLYFTHSNYSFSKFFFAFLFLLL from the exons ATG GAAATTTTAGGCCTTAAG gcaaaaaaaaaaccttcaaaCCGGCGTCATGACAGCGAAAGTGATGTGGAAAGACAATTGCTAGAAGCCATGATG GAAATTGTAGGCCTTAAG gcgaaaaaaaaaacttcaaacCGGCGTCATGAGAGCAAAAGTGATTTGAAAAGACAATTGCTAGAAGCAAGGATG GAAATTTTAGGCCTTAAGGTATTATATTTCACTCACTCCAattattcattttcaaaattcttctttgcttttttgtttctattattatga
- the LOC18607162 gene encoding uncharacterized protein LOC18607162 isoform X1 has translation MRFENVKKRKLKKKKMESHVNEYSEVKEALLLEVKRSEPMKDSGSLRRRRRRDPHSGTSGSEFTATTGISEAKKKPSNRRHDSESDVERQLLEAMMEIVGLKAKKKTSNRRHESKSDLKRQLLEARMEILGLKVLYFTHSNYSFSKFFFAFLFLLL, from the exons ATGCGATTTGAAAAcgtcaaaaaaagaaaattaaaaaaaaaaaagatggagAGTCATGTGAATGAGTATTCTGAAGTGAAGGAGGCGCTCTTGTTGGAGGTAAAAAGGAGTGAACCGATGAAAGATAGTGGCAGTCTCAGGCGGCGGAGACGGCGGGATCCACATTCTGGCACGAGCGGGTCCGAGTTTACTGCTACGACCGGCATCAGTGAG gcaaaaaaaaaaccttcaaaCCGGCGTCATGACAGCGAAAGTGATGTGGAAAGACAATTGCTAGAAGCCATGATG GAAATTGTAGGCCTTAAG gcgaaaaaaaaaacttcaaacCGGCGTCATGAGAGCAAAAGTGATTTGAAAAGACAATTGCTAGAAGCAAGGATG GAAATTTTAGGCCTTAAGGTATTATATTTCACTCACTCCAattattcattttcaaaattcttctttgcttttttgtttctattattatga
- the LOC18607162 gene encoding uncharacterized protein LOC18607162 isoform X2 → MRFENVKKRKLKKKKMESHVNEYSEVKEALLLEVKRSEPMKDSGSLRRRRRRDPHSGTSGSEFTATTGISEAKKKPSNRRHDSESDVERQLLEAMMEIVGLKEILGLKVLYFTHSNYSFSKFFFAFLFLLL, encoded by the exons ATGCGATTTGAAAAcgtcaaaaaaagaaaattaaaaaaaaaaaagatggagAGTCATGTGAATGAGTATTCTGAAGTGAAGGAGGCGCTCTTGTTGGAGGTAAAAAGGAGTGAACCGATGAAAGATAGTGGCAGTCTCAGGCGGCGGAGACGGCGGGATCCACATTCTGGCACGAGCGGGTCCGAGTTTACTGCTACGACCGGCATCAGTGAG gcaaaaaaaaaaccttcaaaCCGGCGTCATGACAGCGAAAGTGATGTGGAAAGACAATTGCTAGAAGCCATGATG GAAATTGTAGGCCTTAAG GAAATTTTAGGCCTTAAGGTATTATATTTCACTCACTCCAattattcattttcaaaattcttctttgcttttttgtttctattattatga